One Kitasatospora sp. MAP12-44 DNA segment encodes these proteins:
- the infA gene encoding translation initiation factor IF-1, whose translation MAKKQGAIEIEGTVIESLPNAMFKVELQNGHKVLAHISGKMRMHYIRILPDDRVVVELSPYDLTRGRIVYRYK comes from the coding sequence ATGGCAAAGAAGCAAGGCGCCATTGAGATCGAGGGCACCGTGATCGAGTCTCTCCCGAACGCCATGTTCAAGGTTGAGCTGCAGAACGGTCACAAGGTCCTCGCGCACATCAGCGGCAAGATGCGGATGCACTACATCCGTATCCTCCCGGACGACCGGGTCGTTGTGGAGCTCAGCCCCTACGACCTGACGCGCGGTCGGATCGTCTACCGCTACAAGTAA
- the rpsK gene encoding 30S ribosomal protein S11, which produces MPPKGRQAAGAKKIRRKEKKNVAHGHAHIKSTFNNTIVSITDPAGNVISWASAGHVGFKGSRKSTPFAAQMAAEAAARRAQEHGMRKVDVFVKGPGSGRETAIRSLQATGLEVGSIQDVTPTPHNGCRPPKRRRV; this is translated from the coding sequence ATGCCCCCCAAGGGTCGTCAGGCTGCCGGCGCGAAGAAGATCCGCCGCAAGGAAAAGAAGAACGTCGCCCACGGGCACGCTCACATCAAGAGCACGTTCAACAACACGATCGTCTCGATCACCGACCCCGCGGGCAACGTGATCTCCTGGGCCTCTGCCGGCCACGTCGGCTTCAAGGGCTCGCGCAAGTCCACCCCGTTCGCCGCGCAGATGGCCGCTGAGGCCGCTGCCCGTCGCGCGCAGGAGCACGGCATGCGCAAGGTCGACGTCTTCGTGAAGGGTCCGGGCTCCGGCCGCGAGACCGCGATCCGTTCGCTCCAGGCCACCGGCCTGGAGGTCGGCTCGATCCAGGACGTCACCCCCACCCCGCACAACGGCTGCCGTCCGCCGAAGCGTCGCCGCGTCTGA
- a CDS encoding MscL family protein yields MLKGFREFMMRGNVVDMGVGIVIGSAFTAVVGGFVKAFLTPLVGVVVGAAGDFGSESSRIGGVLFPWGQFLNVLITFVMTAAVLYFCVVLPVAKASARYLPKKPAGPAKRPCPECLTEIPEAATRCAACTAPVHPVGVGTHY; encoded by the coding sequence GTGCTCAAGGGCTTCCGCGAGTTCATGATGCGCGGCAACGTGGTCGACATGGGCGTCGGCATCGTCATCGGCTCGGCCTTCACGGCGGTCGTCGGCGGTTTCGTCAAGGCGTTCCTCACCCCGCTGGTGGGGGTGGTGGTCGGCGCGGCCGGTGACTTCGGCTCGGAGAGTTCAAGGATCGGCGGCGTGCTCTTCCCGTGGGGTCAGTTCCTGAACGTGCTGATCACCTTCGTGATGACCGCCGCGGTGCTGTACTTCTGCGTGGTGCTGCCGGTCGCCAAGGCCAGCGCGCGCTACCTGCCGAAGAAGCCGGCCGGGCCGGCGAAGCGTCCGTGCCCCGAGTGCCTCACCGAGATACCCGAGGCCGCGACCCGCTGCGCCGCCTGCACCGCCCCGGTGCACCCGGTCGGCGTCGGCACCCACTACTGA
- the rpsM gene encoding 30S ribosomal protein S13 has translation MARLAGVDLPREKRIEIALTYVYGIGRTRAQQSLAETGVSPDIRVRDISEEDLVKLAQWIDANYTVEGDLRREVAADIRRKVEIGCYEGLRHRRGLPVRGQRTHTNARTRKGPRRAIAGKKKPGKK, from the coding sequence ATGGCACGCCTCGCCGGCGTTGATCTCCCCCGCGAAAAGCGGATCGAGATCGCCCTCACGTACGTCTACGGCATCGGCCGTACCCGCGCCCAGCAGTCGCTGGCCGAGACTGGCGTGAGCCCCGACATCCGCGTCCGCGACATCAGCGAGGAAGACCTCGTCAAGCTCGCGCAGTGGATCGACGCCAACTACACGGTTGAGGGTGACCTCCGCCGCGAGGTGGCCGCCGACATCCGCCGCAAGGTCGAGATCGGCTGCTACGAGGGTCTGCGTCACCGCCGCGGCCTGCCCGTCCGCGGTCAGCGCACCCACACCAACGCGCGTACCCGCAAGGGCCCGCGTCGCGCGATTGCCGGCAAGAAGAAGCCGGGCAAGAAGTAG
- the rpmJ gene encoding 50S ribosomal protein L36 has protein sequence MKVKPSVKKICDKCKVIRRHGRVMVICDNLRHKQRQG, from the coding sequence ATGAAGGTCAAGCCGAGCGTCAAGAAGATCTGCGACAAGTGCAAGGTGATCCGCCGTCACGGCCGGGTCATGGTGATCTGCGACAACCTGCGCCACAAGCAGCGCCAGGGCTGA